In Papaver somniferum cultivar HN1 chromosome 1, ASM357369v1, whole genome shotgun sequence, a genomic segment contains:
- the LOC113354717 gene encoding zinc finger BED domain-containing protein RICESLEEPER 2-like, which yields MTTISTRGESEHSEHHVETIPSSPMDDDHGETVEANITGDCDNAEGEIAIVSGKKRSIVWNHFEKKKIKGEDKAVCKYCHKPLGGKNTNGTKHLHAHMKRCPRCKQQDIRQSIITPSKKSDGRSQLNTYSFDQSFARKELAYMITIHEYPLSIVEHAGFRRYSNALQPLFKVVSRSTVKRDILKIYDEEKTKTMEVLQKHQGKIALTTDMWTSKQKKGYMVITAHFIDESLILQSRIIRFMYVPCPHTAEVLSAALMECLLDWNIDGKVSTLTDDNCYTNDLMIQLLLEKLSSNLLSGGDIFHMHCCAHILALIVKKGLEGIKGAIELIRNSVAYWKATPKRVEKFEEAARQLNISSINKLVLDCETRWNSTYLMLNTVIKYQKVFARLKQREPQYDCLPDDED from the exons ATGACAACTATATCCACACGAGGTGAATCCGAACACTCTGAACACCATGTCGAGACAATTCCAAGTTCTCCAATGGATGATGACCATGGTGAAACTGTGGAGGCAAACATTACAGGTGATTGTGATAATGCCGAAGGTGAAATTGCTatagtttcagggaagaaaagatCCATAGTGTGGAaccactttgaaaagaaaaagataaaagggGAAGACAAAGCAGTTTGCAAATATTGTCATAAACCATTAGGAGGAAAAAACACAAATGGGACTAAGCATCTACACGCACACATGAAAAGATGTCCTCGATGTAAACAGCAAGACATAAGACAATCAATAATCACTCCGAGTAAAAAAAGTGACGGAAGAAGTCAGCTTAACACGTACAGTTTTGATCAATCGTTCGCTAGGAAGGAACTTGCTTATATGATAACCATACACGAGTATCCGCTTTCCATCGTTGAACATGCCGGATTTAGACGATATTCAAATGCGCTTCAACCGTTGTTTAAGGTGGTATCTCGAAGCACAGTTAAAAGGGATATCCTTAAAATCtatgatgaagaaaaaactaaaacaatgGAGGTGCTACAAAAACATCAAGGTAAAATTGCGTTGACTACTGATATGTGGACTAGTAAGCAAAAGAAAGGATACATGGTTATTACGGCTCATTTCATCGATGAATCGTTGATCTTGCAAAGCCGAATTATCAG gTTTATGTATGTGCCATGTCCGCACACGGCTGAAGTCCTGTCAGCCGCATTGATGGAGTGTCTGCTAGACTGGAATATCGATGGTAAAGTATCCACTCTTACTGATGATAATTGTTACACTAATGATCTTATGATCCAACTTCTCCTAGAAAAATTATCAAGTAACTTACTGTCGGGTGGAGATATTTTTCATATGCATTGTTGTGCACACATATTAGCTCTTATAGTCAAGAAAGGATTAGAGGGGATCAAAGGAGCAATCGAATTGATTCGTAATAGTGTTGCTTACTGGAAAGCAACACCAAAACGAGTTGAGAAATTTGAAGAGGCCGCCCGTCAACTAAATATTTCGAGTATAAATAAGTTAGTTCTTGATTGTGAGACAAGATGGAACTCAACATACCTGATGCTTAATACTGTTATTAAGTATCAGAAGGTTTTTGCTCGACTAAAGCAACGTGAGCCACAGTATGATTGTTTGCCAGATGATGAAGATTAG